The DNA window GCCGTCGGGCAGCCGGAGGTCGACGTACGGCGTCGCGTCGTCGAGCCGGCGGCCGCCGAGGGCGGCCAGTCGCTGCGCGAGCCGGCGCACCGACTCCTCGTCGGGGAAGCGGACGTCGGTGAGCTCGAGACCGCGGCCCCGGTCGAGGTAGACGTGCTCCGCTCCGTTGACGAGGACGTCGGTCACGCCCGGGGTGCGGAGGAGCGGCTCGAGCGGCCCGGCTCCGATGACGTCGCGGCGCAGGGTCTCGTAGACGGCGAGCACCTCGGCGTCGCCGACCGGCCGACCGGTGACCCGCAGCGCCTCGGCGACCCGGTGCGGGGTCAGCTCTCCTGGCGTGCGGGCGAGCCGGTCGCGGACTGCCTCCAGGTCGTGCCCGACGGCGATGCTCATGCGGCGGCCGCGTGCAGGAGCGCCAGCTGGTCGAGCACCTGGCCGGCGGCCCGGCCCAGGGCGCCACGGCGGGAGCGCACCGGCCCCAGGCCGAGGTCGATGGACTCGGCCAGCCCGCGTTGGTCGGCCATGGCGGCGAGCACGGGGACTCGGGTGGCCCGGGCGATCGCCTGCGGGTCGATGCCGCTGCCGCGCACCACCAGCCGCACCCGACCGGGGTCGGGGTGCCGGGCGCAGATCCGCACGGCCGAGGCGACGCCGGCAACCGTCGGGACCACGACCACCAGCAGCCGGTCGCACCGGGCCGCGAGCTCGTCGACCAGGGAGTCGCCGGACCGGGGCAGGTCGACGACCACGAAGTCGTGGCCGCGCTGCGCCGCCGACAGCACCTCGCGCACGGCGAAGGCCTGCAGGCTCCCGGGTGCGCCGGCGTGCCAGGTCAGGGCAGCGAGGTCCTCACGCCGCGGCAGCGCCTCCCGCAGCGAGCGGGCGCTGAGCCGCCCGGTGGTGTGGCACAGCCCGTCCCACCGGACGCCGTCGCGGTCCTCGAGCCCGAGCACCCGGTCGATGCCGGGACCGTGCGGGTCGGCGTCGACGACGACCGCCCGGCCTCGCCGGGCCGCCAGCTGCCCGAGCGCGCAGGCGAACGTCGTCGCTCCGGCCCCGCCGCTGCCGCCGGTCACGCCCACGACGGTCCCTGCCGGTCGCTGCGGGTCGCCCAGGTCCGTCAGCGCCTCGACGAGCCACGCCTCCGACGCAGGGAGCTGGGCGACGCTCTCCCCGCCGAGCGCGACGGTGACGCGGAACAGCTCGTCGGGCACCGCGCCCCAGGCCACGACGTGCACTCCCGGTCGTCGTGCGGGCGAGATCGCGGCCAGGTCGGCCGCGGCGTCGGCACCCACCAGGACCAGCGACGCCACCGGCCACCGGCGCAGCGCCGCACCGGTGTCGGCGGCGACATCCGGAGTGATGCCGGCCGCCGCGGCCAGCCGGAGCAGCTGGTCCAGGAGGGACTGGTCGCGCGTGACGAAGAGCGGAGAGGTCATGCCGTCGATGGTTCCGGCGTGGGCGCGCGCCTGCCACCGCGCCGATTTCCATTGTGGACAAGGGTGTTCGACACACGGCTGTGGACGGAAGGCGGCCCGCGTCCACCTACGATGGGGCCATGGCGCCCACCGCGGCCTTCTTCGACCTCGACAAGACGATCATCGCCAAGTCGAGCACGCTTG is part of the Nocardioides conyzicola genome and encodes:
- the ssd gene encoding septum site-determining protein Ssd, producing the protein MTSPLFVTRDQSLLDQLLRLAAAAGITPDVAADTGAALRRWPVASLVLVGADAAADLAAISPARRPGVHVVAWGAVPDELFRVTVALGGESVAQLPASEAWLVEALTDLGDPQRPAGTVVGVTGGSGGAGATTFACALGQLAARRGRAVVVDADPHGPGIDRVLGLEDRDGVRWDGLCHTTGRLSARSLREALPRREDLAALTWHAGAPGSLQAFAVREVLSAAQRGHDFVVVDLPRSGDSLVDELAARCDRLLVVVVPTVAGVASAVRICARHPDPGRVRLVVRGSGIDPQAIARATRVPVLAAMADQRGLAESIDLGLGPVRSRRGALGRAAGQVLDQLALLHAAAA